One Festucalex cinctus isolate MCC-2025b chromosome 3, RoL_Fcin_1.0, whole genome shotgun sequence DNA window includes the following coding sequences:
- the mbtps1 gene encoding membrane-bound transcription factor site-1 protease isoform X2: MICAVSQPKMLLLPVWTSILMGLLAGFLPLVGMEPLPEGKSGSGQSPNVESLNSNYSHLTLKVEFSSKVVEHEYIVAFTGYFSAKARSLYISSALRNTKDGALEWHIVPRENPASDFPSDFDVVHIRQASPSSLLTLEDHPYIKRVTPQRKVFRSLKYIPSETAAPCNTTNRMQKWQSWQSSRPFRRTSLSLASGFWHSTGRHSSRRLLRAIPRHVAQILQADVLWQMGHTGSGVKVAVFDTGLSEKHPHFKNVKERTNWTNEKTLDDGLGHGTFVAGVIASMRECQGFAPDSELHIFRVFTNNQVSYTSWFLDAFNYAILKKIDVLNLSIGGPDFMDHPFVDKVWELTANKVIMVSAIGNDGPLYGTLNNPADQMDVIGVGGIDFEDNIARFSSRGMTTWELPGGYGRVKPDIVTYGSGVRGSGMKEGCRSLSGTSVASPVVAGAVTLLASTVLNREFVNPASMKQALIASARRLPGVNMFEQGHGKLDLIRAYQILNSYRPQASLSPSYIDLTECPYMWPYCSQPIYYGGMPTIVNVTILNGMGVTGRILDKPIWQPYLPQNGDHIDVAVSYSPVLWPWAGYLAVSISVAKKAASWEGIAQGHVMVTVASPAENDSEVQGELTSTVKLPIKVKIVPTPPRSKRVLWDQYHNLRYPPGYFPRDNLRMKNDPLDWNGDHIHTNFRDMYQHLRSMGYFVEVLGAPITCFDASQYGTLLMVDSEEEYFPEEIAKLRRDIDNGLSLIIFSDWYNTSVMRKVKFYDENTRQWWMPDTGGANVPALNDLISVWGMAFSDGLYEGDFTLADHDMYYASGCSIARFPEDGIVIAKNLKDQGLEVLKQETAVVERVPILGLYQTPSDGGGRIALYGDSNCIDDSHRQKDCFWLLDALLQYTSYSMTPPSLSHSHSRMAPPTGTEHPMPQRLEGNHLYRYSKVLEAHLGDPKPRPLPACPHLSWAKPQPLNETAPSNLWKHQKLLSVDLDKVALPNVRPYRPQVRPLSPGESGAWDIPGGIMPGRYNQEVGQTIPVFAFLGAMVVLSFFVVQLTKAKGKPKRRKPRIKRPTYLQQTTSGKNPTV; the protein is encoded by the exons ATGATTTGTGCAGTGTCACAACCCAAAATGCTCCTACTACCAGTGTGGACCTCCATACTTATGGGACTGCTTGCAGGCTTCCTGCCTTTGGTGGGGATGGAGCCATTGCCAGAGGGAAAATCTGGCTCTGGTCAAAGCCCTAACGTGGAGTCTCTGAACTCTAACTACTCCCATCTCACTCTCAAAGTGGAGTTCTCCTCTAAGGTGGTGGAACATG AGTACATTGTGGCATTCACGGGGTATTTCTCAGCCAAAGCCCGAAGCCTGTACATAAGCAGCGCCTTACGGAACACAAAGGATGGAGCATTGGAGTGGCACATTGTTCCCAGGGAGAACCCAGCTTCTGACTTCCCCAGTGATTTTGATGTGGTCCACATTCGACAAGCTTCGCCCAGCAGTCTGCTGACTTTGGAAGACCACCCCTACATCAAGAGGGTCACTCCACAACGCAAAGTGTTCCGTTCACTCAAATACATTCCTT CAGAAACCGCTGCACCCTGTAATACCACAAACAGGATGCAAAAATGGCAGTCGTGGCAATCGTCCCGACCTTTTCGGAGGACCAGTCTGTCACTGGCCTCAGGTTTTTGGCATTCAACTGGGCGCCACTCCAGTCGGCGCCTTCTGCGAGCCATCCCCCGCCATGTCGCTCAGATCCTGCAGGCAGATGTACTGTGGCAGATGGGACACACTG GTTCTGGCGTGAAGGTGGCAGTGTTTGACACAGGTCTGAGTGAGAAACacccacattttaaaaatgtgaaggAAAGGACCAACTGGACCAATGAGAAGACACTGGATGATG GCTTGGGTCATGGCACGTTTGTAGCTGGAGTGATCGCGAGTATGAGAGAGTGTCAGGGCTTTGCTCCCGACTCAGAGCTGCACATCTTCAGAGTCTTCACAAACAACCAG GTGTCATATACGTCATGGTTCCTTGATGCCTTCAACTATGCTATCTTGAAAAAGATTGACGTTCTCAATCTTAGCATTGGAGGCCCTGACTTCATGGATCACCCTTTTGTTGATAAG GTGTGGGAGCTCACTGCCAATAAAGTGATTATGGTCTCTGCAATTGGCAACGATGGACCTCTGTATGG AACTCTCAACAACCCAGCAGACCAGATGGATGTAATTGGAGTTGGTGGGATAGACTTTGAAGACAACATTGCAAGGTTTTCATCTAGAGGCATGACCACCTGG GAGCTGCCTGGGGGCTATGGCAGGGTGAAGCCAGATATTGTCACCTATGGTTCTGGTGTTAGGGGGTCGGGAATGAAGGAAGGATGCCGATCTCTGTCTGGAACCAGCGTTGCCTCTCCTGTGGTGGCTGGAGCTGTTACACTTCTGGCTAG CACTGTGCTGAATCGAGAGTTCGTGAATCCAGCCTCCATGAAACAGGCTCTGATCGCCTCAGCCCGCAGGCTGCCAGGAGTCAACATGTTCGAGCAGGGCCATGGGAAACTGGACCTGATCAGAGCTTACCAGATCCTCAACAGTTACAGACCTCAGGCCAG TCTTTCTCCCAGCTACATTGACCTGACTGAGTGTCCATACATGTGGCCTTACTGCTCTCAGCCTATCTACTATGGAGGAATGCCCACCATTGTGAATGTCACTATTCTTAATGGCATGGGTGTCACTGGCAGGATTCTGGACAAG CCCATTTGGCAGCCCTACCTTCCTCAAAATGGGGACCATATTGATGTGGCCGTCTCATACTCGCCGGTGTTGTGGCCATGGGCCGGCTACCTGGCTGTCTCCATATCTGTTGCCAAGAAAGCTGCATCCTGGGAAGGGATTGCCCAAGGCCATGTCATGGTGACTGTGGCATCACCTGCGGAGAATGAT TCGGAAGTCCAAGGGGAACTGACCTCAACAGTGAAATTGCCCATTAAGGTGAAGATCGTCCCGACTCCTCCACGCAGTAAAAGGGTATTGTGGGACCAGTACCACAACCTGCGTTACCCACCTGGCTACTTTCCACGTGATAACCTCCGCATGAAAAATGACCCTCTTGACTG GAATGGTGACCACATTCACACCAACTTCCGTGACATGTACCAGCACCTGAGAAGCATGGGGTACTTTGTTGAAGTGTTGGGTGCTCCTATCACCTGCTTTGATGCCAGCCAATATG GCACATTGCTGATGGTGGACAGCGAGGAGGAGTACTTCCCTGAAGAGATCGCCAAGCTGAGGAGGGATATTGACAATGGGCTTTCACTCATTATTTTCAGTGACTGGTACAACACTTCCGTCATGAGGAAGGTCAAATTCTATGATGAAAACACCAG GCAATGGTGGATGCCAGACACAGGGGGTGCTAATGTGCCCGCGTTGAATGACCTGATTTCAGTGTGGGGGATGGCTTTCAGTGATGGGCTGTACGAGGGCGACTTCACTCTGGCAGACCATGATA TGTACTATGCCTCAGGCTGCAGTATAGCTCGTTTCCCAGAAGATGGAATAGTAATTGCCAAGAACCTAAAGGACCAAG gtCTAGAAGTGTTAAAACAAGAGACTGCAGTGGTGGAGAGGGTTCCCATCCTCGGACTCTACCAAACACCATCTGATGGGGGAGGACGTATTGCCCTATACGGTGACTCAAACTGTATAGATGACAGCCATAGACAAAAAG ACTGTTTCTGGCTGTTAGACGCTTTACTTCAGTACACATCCTACAGTATGACACCTCCCAGCCTAAGCCACTCCCACAGTAGGATGGCACCTCCCACAGGGACTGAGCACCCAATGCCACAGAGATTAGAGG GAAATCATCTTTATCGCTATTCAAAAGTTCTGGAAGCTCATCTTGGAGACCCAAAGCCTCGCCCCCTACCAGCCTGTCCACATCTTTCTTGGGCGAAGCCTCAGCCCCTCAATGAGACAGCGCCCAG TAACCTATGGAAGCACCAGAAGCTTCTTTCCGTGGATTTGGACAAGGTGGCACTGCCAAATGTGAGGCCTTACCGTCCCCAGGTCCGACCTCTTTCCCCCGGGGAGAGTGGGGCCTGGGACATCCCTGGAG GAATAATGCCTGGTCGTTACAACCAAGAAGTGGGCCAGACCATCCCGGTGTTTGCCTTCTTGGGGGCGATGGTCGTCCTGTCCTTTTTCGTGGTCCAGCTGACAAAGGCCAAGGGCAAACCCAAGCGCAGGAAACCCCGCATCAAACGCCCCACATACTTGCAGCAGACAACAAGTGGGAAAAACCCCACAGTTTGA
- the mbtps1 gene encoding membrane-bound transcription factor site-1 protease isoform X1, whose protein sequence is MICAVSQPKMLLLPVWTSILMGLLAGFLPLVGMEPLPEGKSGSGQSPNVESLNSNYSHLTLKVEFSSKVVEHEYIVAFTGYFSAKARSLYISSALRNTKDGALEWHIVPRENPASDFPSDFDVVHIRQASPSSLLTLEDHPYIKRVTPQRKVFRSLKYIPSAETAAPCNTTNRMQKWQSWQSSRPFRRTSLSLASGFWHSTGRHSSRRLLRAIPRHVAQILQADVLWQMGHTGSGVKVAVFDTGLSEKHPHFKNVKERTNWTNEKTLDDGLGHGTFVAGVIASMRECQGFAPDSELHIFRVFTNNQVSYTSWFLDAFNYAILKKIDVLNLSIGGPDFMDHPFVDKVWELTANKVIMVSAIGNDGPLYGTLNNPADQMDVIGVGGIDFEDNIARFSSRGMTTWELPGGYGRVKPDIVTYGSGVRGSGMKEGCRSLSGTSVASPVVAGAVTLLASTVLNREFVNPASMKQALIASARRLPGVNMFEQGHGKLDLIRAYQILNSYRPQASLSPSYIDLTECPYMWPYCSQPIYYGGMPTIVNVTILNGMGVTGRILDKPIWQPYLPQNGDHIDVAVSYSPVLWPWAGYLAVSISVAKKAASWEGIAQGHVMVTVASPAENDSEVQGELTSTVKLPIKVKIVPTPPRSKRVLWDQYHNLRYPPGYFPRDNLRMKNDPLDWNGDHIHTNFRDMYQHLRSMGYFVEVLGAPITCFDASQYGTLLMVDSEEEYFPEEIAKLRRDIDNGLSLIIFSDWYNTSVMRKVKFYDENTRQWWMPDTGGANVPALNDLISVWGMAFSDGLYEGDFTLADHDMYYASGCSIARFPEDGIVIAKNLKDQGLEVLKQETAVVERVPILGLYQTPSDGGGRIALYGDSNCIDDSHRQKDCFWLLDALLQYTSYSMTPPSLSHSHSRMAPPTGTEHPMPQRLEGNHLYRYSKVLEAHLGDPKPRPLPACPHLSWAKPQPLNETAPSNLWKHQKLLSVDLDKVALPNVRPYRPQVRPLSPGESGAWDIPGGIMPGRYNQEVGQTIPVFAFLGAMVVLSFFVVQLTKAKGKPKRRKPRIKRPTYLQQTTSGKNPTV, encoded by the exons ATGATTTGTGCAGTGTCACAACCCAAAATGCTCCTACTACCAGTGTGGACCTCCATACTTATGGGACTGCTTGCAGGCTTCCTGCCTTTGGTGGGGATGGAGCCATTGCCAGAGGGAAAATCTGGCTCTGGTCAAAGCCCTAACGTGGAGTCTCTGAACTCTAACTACTCCCATCTCACTCTCAAAGTGGAGTTCTCCTCTAAGGTGGTGGAACATG AGTACATTGTGGCATTCACGGGGTATTTCTCAGCCAAAGCCCGAAGCCTGTACATAAGCAGCGCCTTACGGAACACAAAGGATGGAGCATTGGAGTGGCACATTGTTCCCAGGGAGAACCCAGCTTCTGACTTCCCCAGTGATTTTGATGTGGTCCACATTCGACAAGCTTCGCCCAGCAGTCTGCTGACTTTGGAAGACCACCCCTACATCAAGAGGGTCACTCCACAACGCAAAGTGTTCCGTTCACTCAAATACATTCCTT CAGCAGAAACCGCTGCACCCTGTAATACCACAAACAGGATGCAAAAATGGCAGTCGTGGCAATCGTCCCGACCTTTTCGGAGGACCAGTCTGTCACTGGCCTCAGGTTTTTGGCATTCAACTGGGCGCCACTCCAGTCGGCGCCTTCTGCGAGCCATCCCCCGCCATGTCGCTCAGATCCTGCAGGCAGATGTACTGTGGCAGATGGGACACACTG GTTCTGGCGTGAAGGTGGCAGTGTTTGACACAGGTCTGAGTGAGAAACacccacattttaaaaatgtgaaggAAAGGACCAACTGGACCAATGAGAAGACACTGGATGATG GCTTGGGTCATGGCACGTTTGTAGCTGGAGTGATCGCGAGTATGAGAGAGTGTCAGGGCTTTGCTCCCGACTCAGAGCTGCACATCTTCAGAGTCTTCACAAACAACCAG GTGTCATATACGTCATGGTTCCTTGATGCCTTCAACTATGCTATCTTGAAAAAGATTGACGTTCTCAATCTTAGCATTGGAGGCCCTGACTTCATGGATCACCCTTTTGTTGATAAG GTGTGGGAGCTCACTGCCAATAAAGTGATTATGGTCTCTGCAATTGGCAACGATGGACCTCTGTATGG AACTCTCAACAACCCAGCAGACCAGATGGATGTAATTGGAGTTGGTGGGATAGACTTTGAAGACAACATTGCAAGGTTTTCATCTAGAGGCATGACCACCTGG GAGCTGCCTGGGGGCTATGGCAGGGTGAAGCCAGATATTGTCACCTATGGTTCTGGTGTTAGGGGGTCGGGAATGAAGGAAGGATGCCGATCTCTGTCTGGAACCAGCGTTGCCTCTCCTGTGGTGGCTGGAGCTGTTACACTTCTGGCTAG CACTGTGCTGAATCGAGAGTTCGTGAATCCAGCCTCCATGAAACAGGCTCTGATCGCCTCAGCCCGCAGGCTGCCAGGAGTCAACATGTTCGAGCAGGGCCATGGGAAACTGGACCTGATCAGAGCTTACCAGATCCTCAACAGTTACAGACCTCAGGCCAG TCTTTCTCCCAGCTACATTGACCTGACTGAGTGTCCATACATGTGGCCTTACTGCTCTCAGCCTATCTACTATGGAGGAATGCCCACCATTGTGAATGTCACTATTCTTAATGGCATGGGTGTCACTGGCAGGATTCTGGACAAG CCCATTTGGCAGCCCTACCTTCCTCAAAATGGGGACCATATTGATGTGGCCGTCTCATACTCGCCGGTGTTGTGGCCATGGGCCGGCTACCTGGCTGTCTCCATATCTGTTGCCAAGAAAGCTGCATCCTGGGAAGGGATTGCCCAAGGCCATGTCATGGTGACTGTGGCATCACCTGCGGAGAATGAT TCGGAAGTCCAAGGGGAACTGACCTCAACAGTGAAATTGCCCATTAAGGTGAAGATCGTCCCGACTCCTCCACGCAGTAAAAGGGTATTGTGGGACCAGTACCACAACCTGCGTTACCCACCTGGCTACTTTCCACGTGATAACCTCCGCATGAAAAATGACCCTCTTGACTG GAATGGTGACCACATTCACACCAACTTCCGTGACATGTACCAGCACCTGAGAAGCATGGGGTACTTTGTTGAAGTGTTGGGTGCTCCTATCACCTGCTTTGATGCCAGCCAATATG GCACATTGCTGATGGTGGACAGCGAGGAGGAGTACTTCCCTGAAGAGATCGCCAAGCTGAGGAGGGATATTGACAATGGGCTTTCACTCATTATTTTCAGTGACTGGTACAACACTTCCGTCATGAGGAAGGTCAAATTCTATGATGAAAACACCAG GCAATGGTGGATGCCAGACACAGGGGGTGCTAATGTGCCCGCGTTGAATGACCTGATTTCAGTGTGGGGGATGGCTTTCAGTGATGGGCTGTACGAGGGCGACTTCACTCTGGCAGACCATGATA TGTACTATGCCTCAGGCTGCAGTATAGCTCGTTTCCCAGAAGATGGAATAGTAATTGCCAAGAACCTAAAGGACCAAG gtCTAGAAGTGTTAAAACAAGAGACTGCAGTGGTGGAGAGGGTTCCCATCCTCGGACTCTACCAAACACCATCTGATGGGGGAGGACGTATTGCCCTATACGGTGACTCAAACTGTATAGATGACAGCCATAGACAAAAAG ACTGTTTCTGGCTGTTAGACGCTTTACTTCAGTACACATCCTACAGTATGACACCTCCCAGCCTAAGCCACTCCCACAGTAGGATGGCACCTCCCACAGGGACTGAGCACCCAATGCCACAGAGATTAGAGG GAAATCATCTTTATCGCTATTCAAAAGTTCTGGAAGCTCATCTTGGAGACCCAAAGCCTCGCCCCCTACCAGCCTGTCCACATCTTTCTTGGGCGAAGCCTCAGCCCCTCAATGAGACAGCGCCCAG TAACCTATGGAAGCACCAGAAGCTTCTTTCCGTGGATTTGGACAAGGTGGCACTGCCAAATGTGAGGCCTTACCGTCCCCAGGTCCGACCTCTTTCCCCCGGGGAGAGTGGGGCCTGGGACATCCCTGGAG GAATAATGCCTGGTCGTTACAACCAAGAAGTGGGCCAGACCATCCCGGTGTTTGCCTTCTTGGGGGCGATGGTCGTCCTGTCCTTTTTCGTGGTCCAGCTGACAAAGGCCAAGGGCAAACCCAAGCGCAGGAAACCCCGCATCAAACGCCCCACATACTTGCAGCAGACAACAAGTGGGAAAAACCCCACAGTTTGA